A window from Dermacentor albipictus isolate Rhodes 1998 colony chromosome 10, USDA_Dalb.pri_finalv2, whole genome shotgun sequence encodes these proteins:
- the LOC139050341 gene encoding protein GVQW3-like gives MGKETHNTIKEAHGDATKGRSGFLEWHKLFREGRERVEDDDRLGCPSTSKTNKNVSRLKNLMNSDRRMSITMIVDDLSIPQTHVFEIVAENLATRKVCAKFVPRVFSEQQKAHRKAICQDLLHHVNENPDVSDNVVTGEETWVFDYDPDSKRQGSEWHTPSFLRPKKARMSKSKQKFKLI, from the coding sequence ATGGGCAAAGAGACTCACAACACGATTAAGGAGGCCCATGGTGATGCTACTAAGGGTAGATCAGGCTTTCTTGAGTGGCACAAGCTGTTCCGAGAAGGTAGGGAGAGAGTGGAAGACGACGATCGCCTCGGATGCCCTTCGACCAGCAAGACCAACAAAAATGTGTCACGACTGAAAAATTTAATGAACAGTGATCGTAGGATGAGTATCACAATGATTGTTGATGACTTGAGCATTCCTCAAACCCATGTTTTTGAGATCGTGGCAGAAAACTTAGCCACGAGGAAAGTGTGCGCGAAGTTCGTGCCACGAGTGTTCTCAGAGCAGCAAAAGGCCCACCGGAAAGCGATCTGCCAGGATCTTCTTCATCATGTGAATGAGAACCCCGACGTTTCGGACAATGTAGTGACCGGTGAAGAGACGTGGGTGTTTGATTACGACCCGGACAGCAAGCGGCAGGGTTCAGAATGGCATACCCCTTCTTTCCTACGCCCCAAGAAAGCACGAATGAGCAAATCCAAGCAGAAGTTCAAGCTCATTTGA